TCCGCGTAATGGTATTGGCTTCATCGGGCTGCTGAGCAATGGAGCTTAACGCCTGGGCCAATGCCCGCGCTTCTCCCAGGGCGGGACCGATGGAACCTGTGGCAATGGTCAGTCCCGAAACAATAATTGATATCGTCCCAATAAGACCTATGTTATCCATTTGTCCAAGCTCCTTTCTTGACTTGCTGGTTGGCTGGTTTTTCCTGTCGTTGTGCGCGAGTTGCGGCAGCGATGTAGACCATAGCCAGGATGGCGAAAATATATGCCTGAATCAATCCGGTTAAGAGTCCCAGAGCCTGCATGACGATGGGAAAGACAAGGGGTGTAACTGCAAGCAGGATGGCAACGATCATTGTGCCGCTCATGACGTTTCCAAAGAGTCGAACGGCCAGTGCGAGGGTGCGCGACAACTCTCCCATGATATTGAAAGGCAACATGAAGACCGAAGGTTTGATGTATTGTGCGAAGTAGGAAAAACCCTTTTGTGAAATGCCATACAGGGGAACGGCCACAAACACACACGCAGCAAGGGCTGCTGTGGTTGAAAGAGAGCCGGTGGGCGGCTCATAGCCGGGAACGATGCTCAGAAGGTTGGAGACCGCAATAAATAAGAAGAGCGTACCAACAAAAGGCAGGTATTGGCCCGGAGCCTGGCCACTTATCTCGCGGATTTCGTCTCTTATGCCCGTCACCAGGACCTCAAGCAGGTTTTGCCATCTAGACAGCCGGGTTTCTGGCGAGAGCTTTCGAGTTACCAGCCATGAGCCAAGAACCATCAGCGCCATCACGAACCACGTAAACACGATAGTTGCATTCAGGGTAACGGGTCCCCACTGAAAAAAAACTATGGCATCAGGACTTATACGCATAGTTTTACTCCTCACTCTGAGCTTTTCATTCCCTCAGGTCCCCAGCGACGCACGAGGATGAACCGCACTCCCAGAAAACCCAGTAGGCAAGCCAAGAGTCGTTGCCAGTGACCATCCATAACTAAGTAAAAGCCGAACAGAACTACCCCCAAACGCACAAAGAAACTCAACAGACTCAAGAGGGCAGGGCGTTGCGCCGTGGGGAGACGACGGACCGTTAACCAGAGGCCACCGAAGTAAAATGTCCCAAGTACAACGCCTGCAGCAAGAGCCAGTATGAGGGGCAAAAGCTTAGCCACGCTCCGGCTCCTCTTTTTCTTCTTGAATCATCTTTCGCTCACGCATAACCCAGAACCAGGCATTCAGGCAACCAAGAATGATACCGATGACAAGCAGCATGAGGGTCCAGGAATAGCGGCTTGGCCATTTCAGATCTATCCAGACACCCAATGCGATGCCGGCTAATGTGGGAATCGCTACCGACCACCCAACAAGGCCAAACATGCCGAGTCCGAACCAGACACTCCCATATTTTTCGTGACGCGCCCTGATCTTGCGGGCTTCCTTGGCCCCCACCTTTTTGCAGAGATCCTGCCGGGCGTCTTGATGTCCATCTTTCGAAGGGTTATGCTTGGCCATGTTCTTCCAAGTCCATAAACCGGCGGATAAAACCGGCCTCGAGTTTGGCAAATGCAGAACGTGCCGCCTTTTCCCGGCCGTCAAGGGCAGAAAAGCTTTTTCTAACCGTTTGCTCCAGCTTTCCCAGGTCAGGACCGCGCACAGCGTTTCTCGTCGAAACCAGGACCTCCGGACCGCATTTGATCAAGATCCCTTCATCGATTGCGAGAAATTCTTCAACGCCCTGAGATGTTACAAACGAAAAGAGCCCGGGGACGAGGTTCGCCAAAAAATCCACGTGACGGGGTAAAAGACAAAAAGAGCCATTTCCCG
This portion of the Deltaproteobacteria bacterium genome encodes:
- a CDS encoding F0F1 ATP synthase subunit A; the encoded protein is MRISPDAIVFFQWGPVTLNATIVFTWFVMALMVLGSWLVTRKLSPETRLSRWQNLLEVLVTGIRDEIREISGQAPGQYLPFVGTLFLFIAVSNLLSIVPGYEPPTGSLSTTAALAACVFVAVPLYGISQKGFSYFAQYIKPSVFMLPFNIMGELSRTLALAVRLFGNVMSGTMIVAILLAVTPLVFPIVMQALGLLTGLIQAYIFAILAMVYIAAATRAQRQEKPANQQVKKGAWTNG
- a CDS encoding F0F1 ATP synthase subunit C; the protein is MDNIGLIGTISIIVSGLTIATGSIGPALGEARALAQALSSIAQQPDEANTITRTLFVGLAMVESTAIYCFVVAIILIFANPFWEHVVSKAGG
- a CDS encoding F0F1 ATP synthase subunit epsilon, coding for MKLKVLLPTEVLINEEVTKVIAEAGNGSFCLLPRHVDFLANLVPGLFSFVTSQGVEEFLAIDEGILIKCGPEVLVSTRNAVRGPDLGKLEQTVRKSFSALDGREKAARSAFAKLEAGFIRRFMDLEEHGQA
- a CDS encoding ATP synthase subunit I; this translates as MAKLLPLILALAAGVVLGTFYFGGLWLTVRRLPTAQRPALLSLLSFFVRLGVVLFGFYLVMDGHWQRLLACLLGFLGVRFILVRRWGPEGMKSSE
- a CDS encoding AtpZ/AtpI family protein, whose translation is MAKHNPSKDGHQDARQDLCKKVGAKEARKIRARHEKYGSVWFGLGMFGLVGWSVAIPTLAGIALGVWIDLKWPSRYSWTLMLLVIGIILGCLNAWFWVMRERKMIQEEKEEPERG